The Balaenoptera acutorostrata chromosome 10, mBalAcu1.1, whole genome shotgun sequence genome has a window encoding:
- the SKIC2 gene encoding SKI2 subunit of superkiller complex protein → MMETERIVLPPPDPLDLPLRAVELGCTGRWELLNVPGAPETTLPHGLPPCAPDLQQEAEQLFLSSPGWLPLHGVEHSARKWQRKMDPWSLLATLGAPVPSDLQAQRHPTTGQILGYKEVLLENTNLSATTSLSLRRPPGPISQSLWGNPTQYPFWPGGMDEPTITDLSTREEAEEEIDFEKGLLTVPPGFKKGVDFAPEDHPAPAPGLLSLSCLLEPLDLGGGDEDESEAVGQPDGPRRDTVSASPCSAPLARASSLENLVLQEASTAVAPPEPPKPPPQEQWAIPVDVTSPVDDFYRLIPQPAFRWAFEPDVFQKQAILHLERHDSVFVAAHTSAGKTVVAEYAIALAQKHMTRTIYTSPIKALSNQKFRDFRNTFGDVGLLTGDVQLHPEASCLIMTTEILRSMLYSGSDVIRDLEWVIFDEVHYINDAERGVVWEEVLIMLPDHVSIILLSATVPNALEFADWIGRLKRRQIYVISTVARPVPLEHYLFTGNSPKTQGELFLLLDSRGTFHTKGYYAAVEAKKERMSKHAQTFGAKQPTHQGGPAQDRGVYLSLLASLRTRAQLPVVVFTFSRGRCDEQASGLTSLDLTTSSEKSEIHLFLQRCLARLRGSDRQLPQVLHMSELLHRGLGVHHSGILPILKEIVEMLFSRGLVKVLFATETFAMGVNMPARTVVFDSTRKHDGSTFRDLLPGEYVQMAGRAGRRGLDPTGTVILLCKGRVPEMADLHRMMMGKPSQLQSQFRLTYTMILNLLRVDALRVEDMMKRSFSEFPSRKDSKAHEQTLAELTKRLGALEEPDVTGQLVDLPEYYSCGEELTETRSLIQRRIMESVNGLKSLSVGRVVIVKNQKHHNALGVILQVSSSSTSRVFTTLVLCDKPMSEDPKERGPASPDVPYPDDLVGFKLFLPEGPCDHTVAKLQPGDVAAITTKVLRLNGEKILEDFSKRQQPKLKKEPPSAAATTAVQELLRLAQAHPAGPPTLDPVNDLQLKDVSVVEAGLRVRKLEELIRGAQCVHSPRFAAQYLKLRERMQIQKEMERLRFLLSDQSLLLLPEYHQRVEVLRTLGYVDEAGTVKLAGRVACAMSSHELLLTELMFDNALSALRPEEIAALLSGLVCQSSGDPSDQLPSTLKQGVERVRAVAKRIGEVQMACGLNQTVEEFVGELNFGLVEVVYEWARGMPFSELAGLSGTPEGLVVRCIQRLAEMCRSLRGAARLVGEPVLGAKMETAATLLRRDIVFAASLYTQ, encoded by the exons CTTCCCCACGGCCTCCCTCCCTGTGCCCCAGATCTGCAGCAAGAAGCAGAGCAGTTGTTTCTGTCATCGCCAGGCTGGCTGCCTCTGCACGGTGTGGAGCACTCAGCCCG aaaatggcagaggaagaTGGATCCTTGGTCTCTCCTGGCCACACTGGGGGCCCCAGTCCCCTCCGACCTACAGGCCCAAAGACACCCAACCACAGGCCAGATACTAGGCTACAAGGAG GTCCTGCTAGAGAATACAAACCTGTCGGCCACTACCTCCTTGTCTCTTCGCCGGCCACCCGGGCCCATCTCCCAGTCCCTGTGGGGGAATCCAACACAGTACCCTTTCTGGCCAG GTGGAATGGATGAGCCCACCATAACAGATCTGAGCACTCgggaggaggctgaggaggagATAGACTttgagaaag GTCTTCTTACTGTTCCACCTGGCTTCAAGAAAGGCGTGGACTTTGCACCAGAGG ATCACCCAGCTCCAGCTCCTGGCTTGCTCAGCCTCAGCTGTCTGCTGGAGCCCCTGGATTTGGGCGGGGGTGATGAGGATGAGAGTGAGGCAGTGGGACAACCAGACGGTCCCAGACGGGACACTGTTTCAGCCTCTCCCTGCAGTGCTCCCCTGGCCCGAGCAAGCAGCTTGGAGAACCTAGTGTTGCAG gAAGCGTCCACAGCTGTagctcccccagagcctcccaaGCCCCCACCTCAGGAGCAGTGGGCCATTCCCGTGGATGTCACCTCCCCTGTTGATGATTTCTACCGACTCATTCCCCAGCCAGCCTTCCGG TGGGCGTTTGAGCCAGATGTGTTTCAGAAACAGGCCATCCTGCACTTGGAACGGCATGACTCGGTCTTTGTCGCGGCTCACACGTCCGCGGGGAAGACGGTTGTGGCTGAATACGCCATTGCCCTTGCCCAGAAACACATGACGCG CACCATCTATACTTCGCCCATCAAGGCTCTGAGCAACCAGAAGTTCCGGGACTTCCGAAACACATTTGGGGATGTGGGACTTCTCACCGGGGACGTGCAGCTGCACCCAGAGGCCTCTTGCCTCATTATGACAACAGAGATCCTTCG CTCCATGCTGTACAGTGGCTCGGATGTCATCCGAGACCTGGAGTGGGTCATCTTTGATGAGGTTCACTACATCAACGATGCTGAG CGCGGGGTCGTGTGGGAGGAGGTGCTtatcatgctccctgaccatGTCTCCATCATCCTGCTGAGTGCTACTGTCCCCAACGCCCTTGAATTTGCTGACTGGATTGG GCGGCTGAAGCGTCGCCAGATCTATGTGATCAGCACTGTTGCTCGCCCAGTCCCCCTGGAGCATTATCTCTTCACGGGGAACAGCCCCAAGACCCAGGGGGAGCTCTTCCTGTTGCTGGACTCCCGAGGCACCTTCCACACAAAGGG gtaCTATGCGGCTGTGGAGGCCAAGAAGGAGCGGATGAGCAAACACGCCCAGACCTTTGGGGCCAAGCAGCCCACGCATCAGGGGGGGCCTGCACAG GACCGTGGTGTGTACCTGTCCCTCCTGGCCTCCCTCCGCACCCGTGCGCAGCTGCCTGTGGTGGTGTTCACCTTCTCCCGTGGCCGCTGTGATGAGCAGGCCTCGGGCCTCACCTCCCTTGACCTCACCACGAGTTCAGAGAAGAGTGAGATTCACCTCTTCCTGCAGCGCTGCCTCGCTCGCCTCCGAGGCTCTGACCGCCAGCTGCCCCAG GTTCTGCACATGTCCGAACTCCTGCACCGCGGCCTGGGTGTGCACCACAGCGGCATCCTGCCCATCCTCAAGGAGATCGTGGAGATGCTTTTCAGCCGTGGCCTGGTCAAG GTCTTGTTTGCCACGGAGACCTTCGCCATGGGTGTAAATATGCCAGCCCGGACAGTGGTGTTTGACTCCACGCGTAAGCACGATGGCTCCACCTTCCGGGACCTGCTCCCTGGGGAGTATGTGCAGATGGCAGGCCGGGCGGGCCGGAGGGGCCTGGACCCCACAGGCACTGTCATCCTGCTCTGCAAGGGCCGTGTGCCCGAGATGGCGGACCTGCACCGCATGATGATG GGGAAGCCGTCCCAGCTGCAGTCCCAGTTCCGCCTCACGTACACCATGATCCTCAACCTGCTGCGGGTGGATGCCCTCAGGGTGGAGGACATGATGAAGAGGAGCTTCTCTGAGTTTCCATCCCGCAAGGACAGCAAG GCCCATGAACAGACTCTGGCTGAACTGACCAAGCGGCTGGGGGCCTTGGAGGAGCCTGATGTAACTGGCCAACTCGTTGACCTGCCTGAGTATTACAGCTGCGGGGAGGAACTGACAGAGACCCGGAGCCTGATCCAG CGACGCATCATGGAGTCTGTGAATGGGCTGAAATCTCTCTCAGTGGGAAGGGTGGTGATTGTGAAGAATCAGAAGCATCACAACGCACTGGGTGTGATCCTTCAG GTCTCCTCGAGCTCCACCAGCAGAGTATTCACGACTCTGGTCTTGTGTGATAAGCCCATGTCTGAGGACCCGAAGGAGAGGGGGCCGGCCTCCCCCGATGTGCCCTACCCAGATGACCTCGTGGGATTCAAGCTGTTCCTGCCTGAAG GGCCCTGTGACCACACCGTGGCCAAGCTCCAGCCAGGAGATGTGGCTGCCATCACCACCAAGGTGCTCCGGCTGAATGGGGAGAAGATCTTGGAGGACTTCAGCAAGAGGCAGCAACCAAAACTCAA GAAGGAGCCTCCCTCTGCGGCCGCGACAACTGCTGTCCAGGAACTACTACGTCTGGCTCAGGCCCACCCAGCAGGACCCCCTACCCTTGACCCTGTCAATGACCTGCAGCTCAAGGATGTGTCGGTGGTAGAGGCGGGGCTCCGGGTCCGGAAGCTGGAGGAGCTGATCCGGGGGGCTCAGTGTGTACACAGTCCCCGTTTCGCTGCCCAG TACCTGAAGCTGCGGGAGCGGATGCAGATACAGAAGGAGATGGAGCGGCTGCGCTTCCTGCTGTCGGATCAGTCGCTGCTGCTGCTCCCTGAGTACCACCAGCGAGTAGAG GTGCTCCGAACCCTGGGGTACGTAGATGAAGCGGGCACCGTGAAGCTGGCAGGGCGGGTGGCTTGTGCCATGAGCAGCCATGAGCTGCTCCTCACTGAACTCATGTTTGACAACGCGCTGAGCGCCCTTCGGCCCGAGGAGATTGCGGCCCTGCTCTCCGGCCTGGTCTGCCAGAGCTCCGGGGACCCTAGTGATCAGCTCCCAAGCACCCTCAAACAG GGGGTGGAACGTGTCCGGGCTGTGGCCAAGCGCATCGGTGAGGTGCAGATGGCCTGTGGCTTGAACCAGACAGTGGAGGAATTTGTGGGAGAGCTGAATTTTGGCCTGGTCGAGGTTGTGTACGAGTGGGCCCGGGGCATG CCCTTCTCTGAGTTGGCAGGGCTGTCGGGGACCCCCGAGGGCCTGGTGGTCCGCTGCATCCAACGCCTGGCCGAGATGTGTCGCTCGCTTCGGGGGGCGGCCCGCCTGGTGGGCGAGCCTGTGCTAGGTGCCAAGATGGAGACGGCAGCCACCCTGCTACGGAGGGACATCGTCTTTGCGGCCAGCCTCTACACCCAGTGA